Below is a window of Megalopta genalis isolate 19385.01 chromosome 7, iyMegGena1_principal, whole genome shotgun sequence DNA.
gccctctggggacgaacgccggatatatccgacatgctggtaaaatcgcgacctaatttttggactgcaccgcctcttgttactattgcgtgaatcttctggcgaaacaaacaaacgacagtccgaaataaacgacacaccattcaagttatatttgttctacctgcatttcccattattattgtgttgcatgtcataaagggatagaaaatcgaaagtactaactttaggactaattattatgtattatgttttgtattatgaatattatgttttattttattactgtatattatatattatttcttcactttttccattgttaatgaaactttttttacctattaaataattttataccttatgcagaaattataactatattgttttaaagaaaaatcccttttcttcccaaatacactatccacgcgcaatgtgcacaatttcggcgggtggttccgttcaggaggggcgctacggcggactgaaccgccgtagcaaaagggttaataattgaaCTGCTTCGTAACAGCAACGATAAGAATCGTGACTAACTGTTCTGAGGTACTGAGAGGAACTAACATTCATTCACGAGCGTAACGGGCAAAAAGTCAGTCCGCGATTTCGGCTTGCTATGTTTACGTTTGGCCCAAGTATCTGTTCGCGACTCAGACTCGCGATATTTATGTTTGGCTCAAGTATCTGGtcgcgagtcagactcgcgataTTTAAGTTTGGCCCAAGTATCTGTTCGCGAGTCTGACTCTCGATATTCATGTTTGGGCaaaaatcttcatcgcgagtctgactcgctAAAGTACGGGAAGGGTTTAATTATCCTTCGGGTTGTAAAGCCGAGTCTGCTGCGCGACGGAGTGGATCAATATTTTTGTCCGTTTGATTAGAAAGGGACAAATATTTTGTTTGGAATATGCCGCTCAACAAAAATGATTACGATTGTTGCTGTGAACTGAAACTGACGACTGACTGAAGACTAACACTAACGTACCGGCATTGTTTTATACCTAATCTTACCATAGAGGGTCATTTGACCCCTTATGGCATAAACGTTGATTTTTCgtaaaaaattctttatttattaaagGAAACAGTTTGCAACATCATTTCGTATAAAATTAAACAcacatttttattgttataaacAAAGCAATCAACTAATTACATTTTTTACATATAATGGGATTCTCCTTCGTACATTTCCCGCAAACAAATTTTTTGCAAACGGAGCAAGTTTGTGTTGTTTTGTTGCCTGCACACAATCTTATTTGACATTTTTTTCGAGATTGTGAATTATCGTTGAAGCTGCTTGAGATTCCTTCTCGTTGGTTTTCCTTCTCTTCTTCACAAAATCGTAGGTACTCTGTGACAAGCTCGTCTGCCAATTGTAACGGGAAACTCTGCCTTGATAGCTTCAATCCTGTTGTTTCCTGGTAAAGTATCCACGAATTGATTCCAGCGAAATCCAAGATATTGAAGAACACCTGTACAGGCCATCTATTGCACTTCGATTTTACGCTGTACTTTCGCTCCATTTGATCAACTATATCGACGCCAAATTTGGTTTTATTATAGTACGTGATTGTTTCGGGTGTCTTTTTTCTATCGTTCTTGATTTTTACAGTTTTATGTTTGGTACTCAATATTACTACTTTTTTCGTGGTTTTGATTTATAAATCGTTAGCGTACAGTCATTTGATTTGTATATCATTGTTGAAAGAAGTTTCAAATTATCTTTTGTTGTTTTTGCAAGTGCGGGCAATTCCCTCCTGTTCGCACGCATTGTTCCCACTAACGTTGTCCTTTTCGTCAATAATTTTGTAGCCAGAGATGCAGTCGTAAAAAAGTTGTCGGTTGTAATATTTCTTCTACAGTTGGTGAAAGGTTCAACTAATTTCATTACAACAAATTCGCTGAGTGGTATTGACGTCGGTCTGGTTTCCTCACGTCCTAAATAAGGCATACCGTTGACAACGTATTTGGTTTTTACATCAGATGCCAGCCAAAATTTTATACCAAATTTGTCgggtttgtttggcatgaattggGTAAATTTGCACCTAGTTTTTGTCGGAAAGAGTTGCTCATCAATGCTGAGATCCGTGCCTGGCTTATAACAACTCTGGCAATTTTCTATGAATTTCTTCCATACCTCTGAAATGAGAGCAAATTTGTCCACACTCAAACGTTGGATTCGTTGGCTTCTGTCGTCGAACCGCAGAAATCTCAAAATTTCTGAGAAGGTGTTTCTAGTCATTGCTTTTTTGAAAAAAGGGAGGTCCCCATTTCGATTTCCACAGGAGGGAAATGGGTAAATTTTTTGCCTGATaggcgccccccccccccccacgtgCATATAATACTCCAATGAatgcatataatttttgtataggCAGATCCCATGCAGTCTCCAAAACTCGTAAAGCTTCTGCTTCTGTATATTTCTTtatgttttcaataattgtgtgATCTATTATCACCGAAAATGCAGATGAGGCTTTACCagacataatatttcttttggcATATGCCGTTGGTCCTGATACTTCTCTGAAAGTAAGCGATGGTCTTCCGATTGCCGGTCCTTCTCGAATTCGCTGCCAAACAGTTCCATCAATAGCAGTGGCAGTGCCTTCAAAATTCTGTTCACTATCACTTTCAGAATCCGATAAAAATCTTCGGCGCCTCTGTCCTCTATGGAGATTCATAAAATATCCAGTTTCATCGGCAGTCATATCATCATCCTGTGTTTCCTCATTGTCTGCAGAATCACTTCGACTTTCAGTTTGATCATCTTCTGGTATTGAAACTTCTTCACCCGAATTCACTTCACTTATTTGTCGAACTCTTTCCAACTCTCTCACTGACCGTGCGGACATATTGGGGGTTGCAGTGAAACGTAAGTCCAATTGAATGTAACAGAAATTGTCAAGATATAACTAAAACTGATGTTTACTCTGCGACTCTCAATATACGACAGCACTTCTATTTCGTTTGGCTACAGAAAACTCATTGGAGGGAGTGTTGTGAATTCCTGATAAGAGTCTGTTCTGTTTACTgtttacttacttacttacgaCACGCATGTCAGGATCCGATAAATGAAAGTCATTTGAGAAgggtatctgaatttaaaactaAGGTTTCAGTTAGAAAATTGCTGAAAAATACTAAATTTCGTATGGGGTCAAATGACCCCCCGTGGTACGTAAGGTAGGTAAAAAATTTTTCGTTAGAAAAAATTAGCTACGAAAAAAACGAAAAGCGAGAAATTGAACAATCCGATGACATACAGTCGgtcacgaaaatattcggacaccactATAATTTTAACTATTATAATCCGTACTTTAgacaaatatttaaaaagaacaaaaagaggctTCACGTATGTTACTATGCAGTATGTAGTtaacaaaaacataaaaaatatttatttacgatacgtggttatataaataattaatgaaatataGAAAGAAGGCCTATTTTAATgtcacgaaaatattcggacaccatgaaaattaaatttattttattgtacataaatcttacttttataaattaatatttcgttGCATATCCCATCTGCTTTATGACGTATCGCAATCGTGTTGgcatattacaaattattttttttaaataaacttgCCCAATACGTAGCCATTCTTCTTGCAGACGTCGTTTGAGTTCTTCTTTTGTGTTTATGGGTGTTGTCCGAATTCTACGATCCAATTcatcccataaattttcaatggGATTCAAATCTGGTGATTGCGGTGGTGGGTGGAGGACATTTTTACAAGTATATAAAGGGAATTCTTGCACAATTCGCGATTTGTGCTTTGGGTCGTTATCCTGATAAAACTTTATCCCATTTTTAAGACCCATATTTTCcgcacttttttttaaatttttttgcaaaatgtgCAAATATCTGTTTTTATCGAGGATATCGTCGATAAAAACAAGTTCTCCTACGCCATGGGCCGAAATACAGCCCCATATCATCACAGATCCACCACCGTGTTTCACAGTCGGCTGCAAATGTTTCGGATTTAATTCTTCCTTCGACTTTCGCCAGACTCTAATTCTTCCATCACTTCCATAAACATTAAATTTGGACTCGTCCGCGAAAATTACGTCCTCCCACCATTCACTGTCCTTTGCAATGTAGTTTTGTGCAAATCTCAATCTTTTCATTCTGTTCGCTGCGTTGATATACGGCTTCTTTCGAGCGATTCTTCCATTATAGCCCTCCGATCGTAACACTCTCCTTATGTTTTCTGGATGCACTGATATTCCACGGCATTCATTTAATTCAGTTGCTAATTTTGGAGCACTTATTCGAGGATCACATTTGATTTTCCTAATTATAGAGCGTTTATCGCGAACAGTTAAGATCGGTTTGCGTCCGCTTTGAGGGATAGATTCAATTCTATCTTCGTTCTTGTAACGTTGAACAATGTCCCATACGGTGCTCTTGCTAATGTTCAATAAATTAGCAATTTCGCGAATCGATTTCCCCTTTTCCCgatgaaaaattattaattgtcgCTTTCGGGTAGGTTCGTTCGTAATTAAGTGTACTCGGGTGCGGTGGTAGaaagttctttttatttcgcggaCTATGTCTGCGGACGAGTCGCGATACAATGATCTTTCGTTTtgccgtttgccctggtaaaattcttgaacaaccctgattggtcaaccccacgcgttgggcctttccaatcagcgttgctcattttgtccttctcaccgcccgccccttacgctctttgcgtattttcgggacggcTCGGTAATCGGGGGGGATGATGAGTCATACGTGACACGTGTGGAAACTTTCCTCCGGGTCACCCACGTCGGACCACCTGGCCTTTGAGTCGCTGGGCCCGCctcgagtacccttcggaaatTCTCCTAATCTATGACGGTCTCTTTAGCTATTGAGGAATTTCTTAGAAAGACTCTACTGTGTGAACATCTACCGTGAAAGACTCTACTGTGCTATCAGGTGGTGAGCTTgtcttctcaaaaatagcttcttcgaaggagagtcataaattacgtCAGCCGTTTGCACGAAGACTAAAGATCTTtttgtgcgcacgactggtcgctacatcacccccttaCCAGTGCAAACGTTACTTAATTCTACTTAAATTAACTTATCTCTAGGTCTAAAACTACTATATACAAGATTTTACTCGGTACTTTTTACAATGGTGTCTACCTATTTCCGACTTGCAGTCTATCTGGAAATCGCACTCGCCTACCCGAACGAGTGCGAGGGGGTTCCTGCGTGCAAGTCGGCGGACCGTCTGGGTTACGCTCGTCGTTCGGTCTCTGTTCGTCCTGTTGAGTCTGTACGTACCCGTCATTGTCGTCGTCTAATATGTAGGCGGGTTTGAGTCGGTCGATTGAGACCGTAGTCTCTTTACCTCGAACCCGCACTACGAATGTCTTTTCACTTCGCGATACGACCGGGAATGGGCCCTCGTACGGATTCTGAAGAGGGCTTCTTACCGCGTCTGTTCTAATGAAGACGTGCGATGCTGTCGCCAAGTCTTTGAAGACGAAAACTCTCTTCTGACCGTGCCGAGAACCACTCATAGGTCGTATGTCTCTAAAATGATTACGGAGCTGGCGCACCACTTCGGCTGGCTCTGCTTCGCTGGTGCTCTCGTTGCGAAACATTTCCGCGGGCAGCCGTATGTTTTCGCCGTACACCAGCTCGGCTGACGATGCGCGTAGATCATCGCGGTACGCGGCGCGGATACCTCGGAGAACGGCAGGTAACGCATCGGTCCACCGGTCGTCGGCGCGACACTTTATCGCGGCTTTTAACTGTCGGTGGAGGCGCTCGACCATACCGTTCGCTGCGGGGTGGTAGGCGGTGGTTCTGAGATGCGTGCACCCGAGCAACACGCTCAATTGTCTAAAAAGATGGGACTCGAATTGCCGGCCTTGATCTGTGGTGATCCTTGCCGGTGTCCCGAAACGCGCGTTATGACATCTACGACCTTAGAGACCTAACGGACGCTACCTTTTGTCAACTGCACGTCGCTCGTTGACGGACGGACAACTCGCCTCGTTGAGTCGGAGATTCCCCGTCCATAAATGTTTTtttgggggggtgggggggtggggggtggaAGGAAAAGGGAATTCGTCCCGGAGAAAGCTAAGCGGATGCGGTCCgaaattccgttgaaggacggaacatATTTCCCCCGTTGAGAGGGTACCGATCAAGTTATATGTGCGATTGGGTTCGTGAACGATACATAGATAAGAGCTAAATAGACATGATAAACCTATAGTGATGCAGTACAGTAAAAGGCTTCGATATGACGGGCTTATACAAGAAGAACGGTGTGAGAGTCCTTGACTACTGGTTGTTTATGGATGTCGTATTCTCGTTTCGGCGGTGCTCCTCCGGTTGATGAAATATGGGTACTAGTTTCTTCACGCTGCGATCGAACACGTTCGCGGCGGTCTTCACTGTGACGGCTCGAATAATGCCGTCGGATCTGGGGTGGATCTTGAGGACGCGTCCTAGAGGCCATTGCATCGAGGgcacgttgtcttcccggaGAAGGACAAGCGTACCTTCGGTGATCGGATGTTGTCCTCTGGTCCATTTATTTCGGCTCGTTAATTCGTTTAGGTATTCCCGGCACTAACGCTTCCAGAACTGTTGTTTAAGCTGCTGGATACGCTGCCATACGGATAGTCGATTTGGATTGGTATCCTCCAAATCGCGTTCGTGTAGGCTCGTGAGAGCATCACCAATCAGGAAATGTCCGGGAGTCAACGCGAGGAGGTCGGTAGGATCGGAAGATATAGGAGTGAGGGGTCGCGAATTAAGGATGGCTTCGATGTTTATGATTAGGGTGTTTAGGTTTTCGAATGTGAACAGTTCAGCACCTACGATGCGTTTAAAATGATGTTTAAACGATTTCACCGCGGCTTCCCACAGACCTCCGAAATGTGGTGCTTGTGGTGGTATAAAGTGCCAATTGATGGCTCGTTTGGCTAAAAATGTTACGACCCGTTCTCGATGATCGTCAGAACGCAATAAATTTCGGAGTTCGCGTAATTCATTGGCCGCCCCCTTGAAATTGGATCCGTTGTCGGAATATAAATTTGCGCAAAGCCCGCGTCTCCCGATGAATCGCTGTAACGCCGCGATGAATGCTTCGCTGGTCAAATCGCTCACTAGTTCCAGATTAACGGCCCTTGTAGTGAAACACACGAAAACTGCCACGTAGACCTTGATGCGTCCGCGGTTTCGGTGTTGCCGCTCCttcacgaaaaacggtctgcaGTAGTCGACGCCTACGTCGGTGAATGGACGTGTCTCTATGACCCTCTCTCTTGGTAGACTACCCATGATGTATTCCACGGGTGGACGGTTTGCTCTGCGACAGCACACGCACCCGTGGATTGTCTTCCAAACTTGATTCCTGCCGTCTATTGGCTAATATGTACGCCTCAGCGAGTATAGGGTGGTTTGCGTTCCAGCATGTAGTAGGTTCCTGTATTCGGACATGATAATGCACGTTGTGGTATGAGATTTGGGAAGAATAATTGGATGCTTCTGAGAGCTGCTTAGGGTCGAATTGTGCAGGCGACCTCCTACTCGTAGAATGCCATCCTGATCTAGAAATGGGTTTAATTTTGCTAATTTGCTGCTTAGGTGTGGGTCGATTTCACGCTGAAGTCTGTCTATTTCTGCCTTGAGATAGGTTCGTTGTAACAATTTCATAATGACGGCCCTTGATTGTGAGAGTTCTGCAACCGTCAAGCTCCCTCGAACGATCAGTCCTGGCTTCGATCTTCGACATAGTGCGATTACTCGCACCAGCTTCTCCCATGATGAGTATCGTTCGAGGACGCTCGTGTCGGTTGTGGCAGGAGTTGTTGCCATGCACATTGCACTCTTTCTCTCTGGATCTTCAGCGGGTGGCGTTGGTTCCCAACGGGGCCAATGTGTTGACCCTTGCCGAAGCCAGTGCGGCCCGTGTTGCCAGATGGATGGTTGCACGAACTCTTCAATTCCTTGACCTCGTGACAGTAAATCGGCTGGATTGTCTGAAGATCTGACATGATGCCAGTTCGTGATGGTTGTGGTTGATTGTATTTCTGCGATTCGATTCGCGACAAAGGTTTTTAAAGAGTGAGGGGAGGAATGTAGCCAGTGAAGGACTATAGTGGAATCTGTCCAGAAGTGGATGTGTTCAACCGGTATGTGTAGTGCCCTTGTGATGGTGTTCATGAGCCCGGCGAGTAATACTGCTCCGCATAATTCGAGTCGGGGTATCGATTGGGTTTTTAATGGTGCGACTCTGGATTTTGCTGCGAAAAGTTCCACGAGTGTGTCGCCATCAGTGTTGCAAGATCGAATGTACACACAAGGCCTTCTCGCTTGCGTCGCAGAATCCGTGTAATTCTAGTGTGGTCGCGGATGAAATGATGACCTTCCGTTGAAAGCGTACATTGTTTAGCAAGGGAAGTTTGGTGTAATACAAGTGATAATCCTCAGCACTCGGAATGTTGTTTAGTAGTTTTTTAACTAATGTTAACGGAATTCGAGAGCTgtgggaaataaatggttttaccACTCATCCAAGATACTAGTGTATAGGTTTATTAATACGAGTGATTAGATATTtaacaaatttatattaaaatattctgaGTCCCAATCGGGGTCGCGTAAATTTTCGTCGGCGAACAGGCTCTCTATGTCGTCGTTGTTAGCCCGGTCTTTATCCGATACCGGATCATATACCTCCACAGACGGAGGAGAGTCCGGGAACGGATCCGGCTTTAAGGATTCTTCGGCCAGTTCTCTCCCTATATCTCGGAGCCTTTGCTCGAATTTTACGCTGAACTCCCGTTTTAGCGCGCGGACTCGTCGAAAGAATCTGGTTTTACGTCCCCCTCGACGTTTATTACGTGGACGCTTCTTCGAACCATTCATCTAAAGATTAATTTTTAGAttcattataaatatatatatatttttggattcttattattattatcctctCAGTATTATTAACCTTAAGCGTCACTTGGTCGCAGCTAGGTCGGCACGTGTAAGCGTCGCTTGGACGCAGCTAATTCGGCACGTGTCAGCGTCGCTTGGACGCAGCTAATTCGGCACGTGTAAGCGTCGCTTGTCGCAGAATAAGTGCCTCGTATTAGCGTCAGTTGGACGCTGAGTAAGTGCCAGTCCAGAGAGGTAAATAATGATAAGAATCACGCTTGATTTATATTTAGTAAAATTGAGAAACGTCCGAATACAGCTTGAACTAATTTCCAAAAACCaattcaatttattaataatataaagtcGGCGTTAGAACAATAAACCATGCACTgagttttacaatatttatataagataccttaatgtatattattcgacgttgataattaattttaagaTTTTGTGTGGAAACGTAACGAACTCTTTGACTTCTGCTTGATAGACTATGTTCACGATTAACTCTTCGATTGACTCTTCGGGTGGATTTCTCCATAAAGCGTCTGCGTTGGCGTTGGCTCTGCCTTccttatattgtattttatattcgtATTCTGATAATTTTAATTTCCATTTCCACAATCTTGAGGTTGGGTCTTTGATTGAATGTAGCCATACTAATGGCTTGTGGTCCGTAACTATGTTAAATGGTCGTCCGTATAGGTACGGTCGAAAATATGTAGTGCAGTATACAATCGCAAGACATTCCTTTTCTATGgtcgaatatttttgttcgGCAGGATTTAACATACGGGAGGCGTATGCTATGGGTAGATCTTTGCCTACCGTCCCCTGACTGAGTACACCTCCAATAGCATATCCGGACGCGTCAGTTGTTAAGTTGAATGGTTGATTGAAATCCGGAAATTGAAGTATTGGTTCTGTTACCAGGGCTTCCTTTAAAGTTTGGAATGATTGTTCCTGGGCTTCTCGCCATTTGAATTGGGTGTCCTTTTTTAATAGGTCGGTGAGAGGTTTAGCCGTTGCAGAAAATTTTTGGATAAATCTGCGATAATAACCAGCTAGTCCTAGGAATTGTTTAATGTGTTTTGGGTTTCTTGGTTTTGGGAAATTTTTCACTGCCTCGATCTTTTTGGGGTCTGGTTTTAGACCGGACTCGCTAATAATGTGTCCTAAGTAGGCAACTTCATGTCGTAGAAATTCACATTTGTCTGGTTGTAGAGATAGGTTGGCTTCTCTTAGACGATTCATCAGATTGTTGAATTTCATTTCATGTTCTTGTAGCGATCTGGCGTATAACACAATATCGTCTAGATATACAAATAATTCTGTCCCTTGCAGTCCAGACAGAACGCTATTCATTAGCCTTTGGAAGGTGGCTGGTGCGTTCTTTAAGCCGAATGGCATTCTTTTGAATTGGAAGTGTCCATATGGTGTTGAAAATGCTGTTTTGTGTGCATCCTCTGCTGCCATTTTAATTTGATGGAACCCAGAAGCTAAATCGAAAGTGGAAAAGTATTTGGCGCTTCCAAGCTGATCGAGTATTTCCGTTATATTAGGTAACGGGTACGCGTCATTGATTGTTTTATCGTTGAGGTTTCGGTAATCGATGACTAGGCGCCATCGTTTATTTCCTTGCGAGTCAGCTTTTTTGGGTACAATCCAAACCGGAGAGTTGTAtggcgatatagatgattccaCTATATTTGTGTCCAGCAATTCTTATACTTGTTTGTTAATTTCCTCTTTATGTACTGGGGGAAATCTATATTGTCGTGTGTTTATTGGGATATCGTCTGTTGTTGGAATTTTGTGCCG
It encodes the following:
- the LOC143259840 gene encoding uncharacterized protein LOC143259840 codes for the protein MGSLPRERVIETRPFTDVGVDYCRPFFVKERQHRNRGRIKVYVAVFVCFTTRAVNLELGAANELRELRNLLRSDDHRERVVTFLAKRAINWHFIPPQAPHFGGAELFTFENLNTLIINIEAILNSRPLTPISSDPTDLLALTPGHFLIGDALTSLHERDLEDTNPNRLSVWQRIQQLKQQFWKHNVPSMQWPLGRVLKIHPRSDGIIRAVTVKTAANVFDRSVKKLVPIFHQPEEHRRNENTTSINNQ